In the genome of Equus caballus isolate H_3958 breed thoroughbred chromosome 3, TB-T2T, whole genome shotgun sequence, the window AAACCATGGCTCCCCGGCTGGGTAAACAGCTCCCCGCCAGAGCCGCGTGGGTCCCTGGCCGGACTGCATtaaggggtagggggtggggaggcccTAGGCTCTGCCCTGGGTGGGGGATTCAGACCCCACAGGACAGGGTGAGATCTCGGGGCCCAATGCAGACTCTTTAAGTCATCCAGATCTGGAGAGAGAAAGGCCAGTGGGGGGTCTCGGCCCTGTCCACGCCCCACCCTCACTGCAGGTGTGGGGACTCGCTCCCACTCTCTGGCCATCCCCCTCACCCTGGGTTTCCACTCCCGTCTTTGCCCCTGGATGGAGCTCCTGGTCTTCCCCAGCCAGGCGCAGGGAGGCTCCAGAGGTCTCAAAGtcgggctgaggggagggggggGGCCTGGATGGGAGCCCCTCAGCATCTCACTGTCCTGTCCTGGGCAATGGAGCCCCCAGAGCCCCGGCTGGCTCTGCAGGGCAGCTGGCTATTGATCTTAACTCCCCACTCAGCACCTGGCAGGCCCTGCGGACACGAGAAGCAGGGCTGAGTCAGCTGCCCACAGTGCCCAGGCCAGCCCCGCCTTCCAGCCCCACCAAAGGGACCACCGCAGCCTCTGGGGCCTCCCCTCCAGGACCGCAGGGGATGGGCCCCCTTTAACACACCACTCCTCCAGCACCCAGGGACGGAGGttcactttcatttcttcattctaaAGCTGGGGACCTCAAGTTCTGAATAATCATTTTGAGAACAACAGCTCACCATTAGTTTATCACGTGTGGGCACGTGTAGTCATCTAAAGGGATGGTTTACCCTCAGGTCAGCCCTATGAGGCAGGTGCCACCTGTCGTGGAGGCCAGGCACCTACCCACAGTCACAGGGGTCAGCCCCGGGCTGGAATCCAGGTGGTCAGGCTCAAAGGACAGACCCAGGGCCACCCTGACAGCACAAGGGCACCTGGCTGGTAAGGGTATCTCGATGCCCAACAGCCCTCTTGCCCTTGGcagtcaacacacacacacacagcagcctCGTGCCGGCTTTCCATGTGAGAACTCAGAACAGAGGCTGCGGCTGTGGCTGCCCAGTGCCGACCTGGCTCAGGCAGCCCTTGCCTGTGCTCCAGCATGGATCAGACCCGTCTCCCCCAGGACAGAGAAGGTCCAGGGACAGGACAAGGAGACCAGCTCCTTCCTTGGTCCCCCTTCCATCCTTGCCCACCCTCTGGGGTGAAGGGTCATCCTGAAGGGTCTCAAGCTGCCTGTGCCCCACCTGAGACTGGCCAGGCTCCtgagcctcctgcctcccccaaggGCCAGAGAACCCAGGCATCCTGCTCCAGCCACCCGCTGCCTCCACTCCTGGGAGGCTGGGAGCTTTCGGAGGCCCACACAATTGTAATTATTTGTGAGCCTCTGATTACAGAACAACTTCCCGGATTAGCCGCTCAGGTAATACTGGTCAGGGGCAACCTGTGACTCAGCAACCTTTGGGGTAAATAATTTAACTGCAAACCCAGCACAGCCTCGAAGTCAGATGCCACCCACAGAGCACTACCCGCCCGCCAGCGCCAGATCCACCACGGCCCAGCTACGGGCAGCAGCTCTGTGCCGGAACCCTGCCGCCCCACTCACCACCCGCCAACAGAAGCCAGAGGGCTCGGAGGTCCAACTGGCCAGCAGACCCTGGCCTTGGAGGACAGACAGGTCGGGTGCCTCGCCACCCTCCAGCCCACCGAGCCCGTGCCGGGCTCCCCCAGGTAGGTCTTCCCTGGGCCCTGCTGCAGGACAGTGAAGGCCCCAGGTGACTTGGCCACAGCAGAGGCCAGCTCCCTGGGGGGACAGTGTGAGCGGGAGTCTAGGGTTTCTCTTGGGGAATCTCAGGCACAGGGCAGGTGGAATTTAAACAGCCCTCAATCTACACACCTGGACCCCAGGAGCTTGAGCCTCAAGGCACTTGGGGACCCATGTGGGGAGCTCTTCAGAGGAAGGAAACGCAGCCTTATAACGGTCCCCAAAGGAGCAGACCCGCCACTCTGGAGCCCACAGGCTGTGCCCGCCACTCGTCCTCCACACCGAGGGACACTCCGGGTGTCCTGGCCCAGCGCACACAGGGAACTCGACACAGCACCAGGCTGACCAGGCTCTGAGGGTGCAGAGACTGTCTGCCCAACGATGACACGAGAGGAAGATCAAGAGCTGGTCTGAGCTGGACTCGGCACAGCTGTGAAGAGGAGGGCCAAGGCCGCCGACACCCTGTGCTCCAagagggagggctgggctggCCGGGCTGGCTGTTTGCAGAGGGCTGGGCCTGGACGGCGGCTGCCCTCAGGAAAGCAGGGACAGTCGGCAGGCGGTTCCATGGAGCCCCTGCGCAGTGTGGGACACCAACCAAACCCAGGAACACGAACACACACTCAGGAAGGGTGCCCCGCCATCCCGGACACCGGGCAGGCGACAGACGCCAGTCACCCTAACCCGCCTCCCTGCCGGCCTTGCCAAGATCCCTCTCCCAAAGCACGTCCCAGGAATCCTGCCACAAGGACGGGACACGTGGCAGGTGCTGCTCCAGAGAGCACCCCTCCCCCGGCACAGATTTGGGGTCCCAGCATCTGCCAGGCTCAACGGGGGTGTCAGGAGGCCCTCTTCCTCTGAGCCCATGACACCCAGCGCCACAGTGCAGAGAAGGAGAGATGGTTGGAGGGGACCACGGTGGTTTGCACAGGGGAGCAGGGGGGCCTCTGGTGTGGGCATGTGGTGACAGCGGGCCTGCGCCTGGATGGGGTGGTGGACAGGGAGCAGTGAAGCTGGCTTTGGTCACATGTGTCTGGGTCTCCGCAACAGCCTCTGACCCAGCACGTCCCCCCACCCCAGTGACGATGCCCACTTCTCTGTTGCAGTTTTCCCCAAGGGACCTGGTTCCCCAGGATGGAAGTGCCCCCGGAGCAGAGTTGGGGGCCGGTGCTAGTCCGCCGGCAGCCCCCAGCAACCCAGGGCCTGTGCGAAACGCTGAAGGCCAGACTGCGGCGGAGCTGCACATGCAGCATGCAGGGGGCCAAGGCGCTGGTGCAGGACCTGCTCCCCGCCACGCGCTGGCTGCGCGGTTACCGCCTGCGGGAGGACCTGGTGGGGGACGTCATGTCCGGGCTGGTCATCGGCATCATCCTGGTGCCGCAGGCCATCGCCTACTCACTGCTGGCAGGGCTGCAGCCCATCTACAGCCTCTACACGTCCTTCTTCGCGAACCTCATCTACTTCCTCATGGGCACCTCACGCCACGTCTCTGTGGGCATCTTCAGCCTGCTCTGCCTCATGGTGGGGCAGGTGGTGGACCGCGAGCTCCTGCTGGCCGGCTTCGACCCCGCCCAGGATGGCCCGGGGCCCAGGCACAACAGCAGCACCTTCAACGCCTCAGCCGCCATGCTGGCGCTCGGGCTGCAGAACTGCGGGAGGGACTGCTACGCCATCCGTGTCGCCACCGCCCTTACTCTGCTGGCCGGCATTTACCAGGTGAGGAGGCAGCTGCACGGGATCCTGCGCAGCCAGGCCTGGGCTCAGATGCCGGCTTAGCCACTTGGAGCTGCCCCTGAGGTGCTCGCCGCCCACCGGGAAGGGCCGAGCGGGAGAAGTACAGGGTCAGGGCCTCAGGGGACAGTGGCGTTAACTGGCaaggagaggacagagaggcagaggcagaggtgtGTGTGGGACGACACCCCAGGACGGGCCCAGAGGCGCTGAGGTGCCCAGCGGGCGGGGAGTCTATCCAGCCAGCCGTGGCCTGGGCAGGGACAGGCAGCCAGAGGGCTGCCTCGGCTCCAGACATGCCGATTACGGTCCACATACCCACTCTGAGCTTCCCACCCCGTGTGGGACCCTGAGGGCCACCTGCCCTCCTGCAGCCTCACCACACCCAGCCTCTCCTGTGGCAGGACTGTCCACTCCAACGTCAATCCCTCCGGGGACCACTCCAGGTCCCTCCCATCAGCTCTAGATCTCCTGGGATGGGGTGGTGCCACtcacagggcaggagagaggagctGCCTTCCAGGGCTCAGAGCCCACATATGTGGGCTGGCAAGGGCCAGAAATGAGCATCCGTGGCCATGCGTGTACCTCCAGTGTCTGCTGTGgctgtgtgcacgtgcatgcgtGGGGGACTGTGAACAGAGTTCACTCAGGAACTAAGCAGCAGCAATGGAGAGACGTCAGGCTCTGTGCTGCGGCCACTCCACTGCCCTGACCCCATTGTGTCCACAGGTCTTCATGGGTATCCTCCGGCTCGGCTTCGTGTCTGCCTACCTCTCACAGCCACTGCTCGACGGCTTTGCCATGGGGGCCTCAGTGACCATCCTCACCTCCCAGCTAAGGCACCTGCTGGGCGTGCGGGTCCCGCGGCACCAGGGGCCAGGCATGGTGGTCAGCACATGGCTGAGCCTGCTACGCAGTGCTGGGCAGGCCAACCTATGTGACGTGCTCACCAGTGCCGTGTGCCTGGCCGTGCTGCTGGCCGCCAAGGAGCTCTCAGACCGCTGCCGGCACCGCCTGAAGGTGCCGCTGCCCACGGAGCTGCTGGTCATTCTGGCGGCCACGCTCGCATCCCATTTAGGGCAGTTCCATGAGCGCTTTGGCTCTAGTGTGGCCGGCGACATCCCCACGGGCTTCATGGCCCCGCGGGTGCCGGACCCCGGGCTGATGCAGCGCGTGGCGCTGGACGCTGTGCCCCTGGCCTTCGTGGCCTCCGCCTTCTCCATCTCACTGGCTGAGATGTTTGCCCGCAGCCACGGCTACTCTGTGCGGGCCAACCAGGAGCTGCTGGCCGTGGGCTGCTGCAACGTGCTGCCCGCCTTTTTCCACTGTTTTGCCACCAGCGCTGCCCTGGCCAAGAGCCTGGTGAAGACGGCCACCGGCTGCCGCACGCAGCTGTCCAGCGTGGTCAGTGCCGCTGtggtgctgctggtgctgctggcaCTGGCGCCACTGTTCCGggacctgcagcggagcgtgctgGCCTGTGTCATCGTCGTCAGCCTGCGGGGGGCCCTGCGCAAGGTGAGGGACGTCCCACAGCTGTGGCAGCTCAGCCCAGCCGACGCACTGGTCTGGGTGGCCACTGCGGCCACCTGCGTGCTGGTCAGCACCGAGGCTGGCCTGCTGGTTGGCGTGCTCCTCTCACTGCTCAGCCTGGCCGGCCGCACACAACGCCCACGTGCTGTCCTGCTCGCCCGCATCGGGGACTCAGGATTCTACGAGGACGCCGAGGAATTTGAGGGCCTGGTCCCTGAGCCCGGGGTGCGGGTGTTCCGCTTCGCGGGGCCACTCTACTACGCCAACAAGGACTTCTTCCTGAAATCGCTCTACAGCCTCACGGGGCTGGATGCAGGGCGCGAGGCCGCCAGGAGAAAGCAGCGGGGCTCAGGAGCAGGGGTCAGTGAGGAAGACCCTGTTGAGGGCAAGGACCTCGGCCCAGGGAGCAGCTCAGCTGTGCTGGTGCCCACGGCGGGCAGCTTCCACGCAGTTGTCATTGACTGTGCCCCGATGCTGTTCCTGGATGCGGCCGGCATGGCCACGCTGTGGGACCTGCGCCGAGACTACGGGGCCCTGGGCATCACTCTGCTCCTGGCCTGCTGCAGCCCTGCGGTCAGGGAGGCCCTGAGGAGAGGCGGCTTCCTCGGGGATGACCAGGGGGATACGGCTGAGGAAGCGCAGCTGTTCCACAGCGTGCACAGCGCTGTGCAGGCGGCCCAAGCCCGCCACAGGGAGCGGGCGGCTGCCGACTCCACCCTCTAGTAGGGCCAGTGCCTGCCCCCAGTCTCCACTCCCTCCTGGGAGCCCAAGGCAGACCTTCTCTCCTGTGGCCCACCAGGACCCCACACAGAGCAATGTTGTGCCGCCTCTGCCCTGGAGGAACCAACACGACCCAACGAGGCAGGAGGATGGTGCAGTGAACACACGCGAGGACCAGACACACAAGGACCCAGACAGACAAGGACCAGCCACACGAGGACCCAAGACCTGGGCCCTCGAGACGAACACCGCCAGTGCCAACCAGGGCTCTGGTGCCATGCGTCGTGAGACTCGTTGGATGTGGCATCGCCATTTTATTAGAATGAGGACCCCAAAGCAATCATGTGGCTCTAAGGTGCCAAAGCCTGACAGCTGGGGGCTCTGGCCAGGGCGTGAGGGTCTCTGTGCCTCtgaaagcccccccagtacacacaCCCAAGTGTTCCTTACCCCTCATGCCTCACCCTGCGGGGCCTTGCAGGGCCAAAGGCAGGTGTGAGTGACAGAGCCTCACCTCAGCCCTCGGGCACAGCGTCCCTGCACAGCCCCACCCGAGAACACTCAGCACGGGTCACCTGGGTGCCCACTCCTGGTGCCTGGTCCAGCCACAAAGCCAGGGCAGTGGAATGCCCACCTGACCCCAAGCCTCCCGGCAGACCTTGGGCAGGAGGGCAGCTGTGCCCGACCCAGGGGCTGCCCAGGCACCCACGGCCCCGCAGAGCCAAGGAGGACCATCCTCCTCGTCTCCCCACAGGATGCCTTGCCAGGAAGTGTAGAAGCAACAGGTCCTCAGAGCAGgagcccctcccctgctgcccctACAGCCAGGCACCGTCTCCTCGCAGCCTCAGTCCTCATCTCCATGCTGTGGGCTCTGCCCAGCTGCCCACCCTCTCCAACACCCACCTGGCCGTGATGAGGTCCAGCAGCCAGTGGGTCCGCACCTGCTCGATGCCACCATGAGGGATGGCGCCCACATAGGCCAGGTTGAGCTTCTGGTCCCAGCTAAGGTCATACTGGTCAGCCCGGCTGTGTGGCAGTGGGGGACTGGGGACAGAACAAGGAGGAGTGGCGGAATTAGTCCCCGTGGTGGGGCTGGCAGAGCGGCCCGGCACATCCCGCACCAACGGGTCTAGGCCCCAGGGCTGCCCAGGACACAGGCTCTGGCAGACAGACTGGGGAGTGTTCACCAGTGAATTTTATGTCCCTGATGTAATAAAATGACTCCTAACGCCAGGAACGTTGTGAAGTCTCATGTTTATGGGGGTCAGGGACTTCCAGAGAAGAGAGAACCACATGTCGGCGCGCTCTTTGCCCCACCAGCCTGGGGCATCTCAGCTGGAAGCCTGACACAGAGAGGCTGGGGACACGCAGGGATGCAGGGCAGGTCCCACTGCAGGGACATTCGACAGCGTCGGAGCTGCCCCCTTGAGAAGGTCCTGGCCTGCAGCAAAGGGCAGTGTCCTGAGCCaaggcccctcccagggcctgggctgcccCGTCGGCCACCAGGCTCAATCACGAGGCTCCTCAGATCTCTGGCGGCCACCAGGCAAACTCTGAGCCTGGACCCATTCCTCCAACACAAAGGGTACCCACTCAGCCAGGAAATTCCCGCGACACCCCAAAAACGCGTGGAGCCAGCCGACACAGACCAGACTCCGCTCTGATTGAGGGTGGACCCCAGGGGAAGGATTGAGCCGGCTAGGGGCATTTCAGGGCTTGGGCGGCCTGCCTCATTTCGGAGCGCCTACTCCGCGCAGTGGGCACAGGAGTCGCCGGGGCGCAAGAGCCCAAGGGTCTCTCCAGATGCGGCAGGGGAGTCCCAGAGACGCGGAGGCCGGGCGCGCGGCGGGACAGAGGCGAGATGGGCCgctcgggcctcagtttccccgcgCGGGGTTCTCACCAGAAGCCGGTGCTCCTCCAGAAGGGCCGCAGGGGACGCACCACACGGGCCGCGTCCACGCGCACCAAGTACGGAGCCTCGCCCAGGGCTGCGCGGTGCGCGATCAGCAGCGCGGCAAAAAGCGTGAGCAGCGTGGTGCGGGGGCGCAAGGGGCACATAGCAGGGGCGCGGGGGGCGCCGGGGGCGCAGGGTCCGGGCGCAGGGGCGCGGTGGGTGGCGCACGGCCGGAGCGCGGACCCCCCGGAGCCCTGCAGGTCCACCAGCTGCTCCGCGCTCCGGGAGTCAGTCTGCGCCGCGACTGCCGGTTCCGCCTCCGGGTCGCGTGCCACGTGACTGccaccgcggggcgggggcggggcggtggGCGTGGCCGGGACCGGGGCGGGGCGTGGGCGGGTCTTGGGACGGGGGCGGTGGGCGGGGCAGGGTAGGGGTGTGGCCACGTCTTGGAACCcaggcgggtgggggtggggcgggggcgggggcgggggcaggggcttAGGTGGGCCGGCGGGGGCGAGGGCGGGGCCCTAGAGGTGGGGTCGCAGGTGTAAACGTGCACGCTTTAAACTCTGCACGGCTTGAGGAGGTCACGCAGCGCTGCGTGTCCAACAGCCAAGCGTCTCACAGCGCGGGGAAAGCCTCTGACTCAGCAGGGTCTTCCCTCAGACACCGGGACCCGTCCTGGGAGGCCACCTAAGCGCCAGCCCCTTCGGTTGGTGACAAACAGTATGGGGAAGGGCAGGAGCTGATAATTTTCTGAAAGTGATAAAAGCCGTCCATCCGCAGATCAGGAAGTGCTCTGCAGCCCAAGAGGAAACGCGCAAAAAACGCTGGATCCGCACTCCTCTTAAGGGAGCCGGGAAaccacagaaaagggaaaacctTCCATTCGCTGGAGGAAAAGAGACCTATTACCTCGACGTGCAAAAAGGGAAGAGCGAGCGCTGACTTTTCAACAGGAGAGCCGACGCCAAGAGACAGCGGAGCGAAAACTTCGCAGTCCTGAAAGTGAGTAACTGGCAACCTACGATCTAAATCCAGCAAAAACGAAGGTCAAATAAAGACGTTTTGGAGAAACCAACTCTGAGAACGTTTGTCTCCACTGAGCCTCACTTCAGGAAGCATTCAGCGGTGTCCTTCAAGCGGGAGGAGAATGACCCAGAACAGCCCAGAGtacaggaaggagggagatgaaCAGAGAGGGTGTGTTGTATGGAACCCCcacaaaggaggacttgtgcaaCAGTCACGTCTTCAACTGTCTCTAGAGAATTAGAATGTGACAACAACAGCACAGAAGTCATGAGGGGCATAAGTGGAGTGTGGTTGGCTGGCCCCCGACGGAGTCCACTGTCCTAGTCCCCAGGACCTGTGACCGTGACCTTACCTGGTGAAAGGACTTagaggtgtgattaagttaaggatgttgagatgggagatgatcctggattatcccaGTGGGCCCCCCCCAAATGCTATCACAGTGTCctgtgggggaggcagagggagagctgaCATGGAGGAGGCCATGCGCTCACCTTGGAAGAGAGAGAGGTTTGAAGATTGTTCTAAAATTTGTACTTGGCATTGGCTTCGATCAGATATGCCCAATGTGCAGACACGGAAATCCTTGCCACAAGGGAAGAAGGTCGTGCTCATAGATCCCTAGGAACAGGAGGCAGGCTCCCCATGCAAGGCCACACGGGGAGCCCAAGGCGCGTCAGGAAGGGCCTCACATAGGAGTCTTTATGACAGGCAGGACACACCCGCTTCCGATGCAGGAAAGGGCAATGGGAGAGCTCTCCTCATTGGTGTGAGGCGTGAGTGGGCCAAAGGCCCTTTAGTTAAGGGTGTGGAAGGCCGGACAAGACACAGGCTCACCTAGGGTCTGTTTGCTGAACTGGAATTTGACAGAAGTTGGTTAAGAAGAGCATCAAGTCTCTCAGTTAAATGGGCTCTCTGGGACCTCACAGGGACATGGCAGTTctctctgtattttaacaagtaaCATGTGTGTCTTGGTCACTGTTATAATGTCTGTAACTCCAAAGGGAGTAGGTGTGTCCTGACCAGGCCTTGGATTGTGGCCTTAGTATGTGTGCAGACATgctgattttaatttatattttgcatTCTGTGAGACAAGAGACTCCTAGGGTTCCATCCACTGAAGGGGACGATTTTTAGTCAATGGCCTGATTGTGTATGATCACTGTGCGGAGGAGCCATCGTTGTTCAGGGCATCCACTGCTATGACAACAGATGAAGTTTGGCCAAGTGTCTTGACCCCTGGGTACATCTGTCATCAGGGACGTCCCAATTGAGGAAGGGCAAGCAGCAGCACTCCACCGAGCTCTGTCACGCTGGTGGCTGGCAGTGCCACTTGCATAGTCCACGAACTCCCACTGCTGTTCGCTTGGTTAGTCCCAAGGGGCTCCAGGTAGCCAAGGGGTCTGGGGGAGGAACGTGGTGCCACTAGAACCCAAAAAGGACTAAAAGGTGTTGGACCTGTGTGTCCGTAATGAGTGTGTCACGTGAGTCTCCTTGGAGAAGGCTGTCATCAGTGTAAGGCCACACCCGTGCTCGTGGAGAGAGGTGGCTGCAGCCGAGCTCTTGTCTGCAGAGGTCGTGTGCGCTGGAAAGCTGAGGGACCCATGGGCAGCCTGAGAAGGCGCATGGTGTCCCTTCGAGGTGGAGGCAACTGCAGCTGAGAGGCTGGCGACGTGGGCCCTGGACTGAGCATGCTAGCTCACCTACCCGAGCATGACATGCTCCAGCAGTCGGCTGGGCAGAGCCACAATTCAGTGACATCGGGTATTGAGGGTGGAGGCCCTACAGACGGGACCCTGCTCCAAGGCTGTGGGAATCCACCTTGGGGTGCCCTCAGTTCTTCCAGTAAAAGAATAGGCAAAAGTGGGCGCTTTTTTCTCCCTTaccttggttttctttcttcctcttctccccgctcttttttcttttctgttttcggCTCCATTTATCTCTGGCTGAGAAGTGTGGGCTGCGGCTGCCTCTCCCTGGGACGTCGACCGTCAGTGGCAGCATCGGTCCTTCTCATAACAAAATCCAGTTTTCTCTCTTAAATCAGACCTGGCTGCATCTCTAGGCAGGCGAGAACTTTTCTGTTTCCCCCTGATTGTACTCTTGAAGCCTTGGTGTTTGGGCTATGGCCCTGGGGACATGGCCC includes:
- the SLC26A1 gene encoding sulfate anion transporter 1, with product MEVPPEQSWGPVLVRRQPPATQGLCETLKARLRRSCTCSMQGAKALVQDLLPATRWLRGYRLREDLVGDVMSGLVIGIILVPQAIAYSLLAGLQPIYSLYTSFFANLIYFLMGTSRHVSVGIFSLLCLMVGQVVDRELLLAGFDPAQDGPGPRHNSSTFNASAAMLALGLQNCGRDCYAIRVATALTLLAGIYQVFMGILRLGFVSAYLSQPLLDGFAMGASVTILTSQLRHLLGVRVPRHQGPGMVVSTWLSLLRSAGQANLCDVLTSAVCLAVLLAAKELSDRCRHRLKVPLPTELLVILAATLASHLGQFHERFGSSVAGDIPTGFMAPRVPDPGLMQRVALDAVPLAFVASAFSISLAEMFARSHGYSVRANQELLAVGCCNVLPAFFHCFATSAALAKSLVKTATGCRTQLSSVVSAAVVLLVLLALAPLFRDLQRSVLACVIVVSLRGALRKVRDVPQLWQLSPADALVWVATAATCVLVSTEAGLLVGVLLSLLSLAGRTQRPRAVLLARIGDSGFYEDAEEFEGLVPEPGVRVFRFAGPLYYANKDFFLKSLYSLTGLDAGREAARRKQRGSGAGVSEEDPVEGKDLGPGSSSAVLVPTAGSFHAVVIDCAPMLFLDAAGMATLWDLRRDYGALGITLLLACCSPAVREALRRGGFLGDDQGDTAEEAQLFHSVHSAVQAAQARHRERAAADSTL